The following are encoded together in the Flavihumibacter fluvii genome:
- a CDS encoding TonB-dependent receptor — translation MKKMFLGICIVLFVFPLMAQDRQILITDASTNQPLAGVTIELPNGTLLATDANGKIFLPPSVSQVTLSSIGYRKASFTLNGQSVLSLERVNLFLQPVEVKATRAGEKAPFAHTNLSAKDIENQNLGQDLPFLLNQTPSVVVNSDAGNGVGYTGIRIRGTDATRINMTLNGIPYNDAESQGLFLVNLPDFASSVSSIQIQRGVGTSSNGAGAFGATLNLSTHEFNEDPYAELNNSYGSFNTWKNTVKAGSGLLGNHFTIDTRLSRITSDGYMDRASSNLAAFYISGAYLTEKSSLRLNVFSGKEKTYQAWNGVLQSDLATCRTCNSAGTEKPGTPYENETDNYQQDHYQLFYNHAFSEKLSLNAAAFLSRGKGYYEQYKAAEEYGKYGLENPVIGNTTIETTDLIRQLWLDNYYYGGIYSLQFKHKNTQLTAGGGINQYDGNHYGKIIWAAVGIPNGHQWYDLDARKKDVNIYGKWQQQLSKNWSSFLDLQYRRVLYDIWGFRDNPTLFISNTYDFFNPKAGISYRKNNWTAFGSFSVGNKEPNRDDFEAGQDQQPQKETLYDLELGIEKKRATAAWSATLYYMNYHNQLVLTGKVNDVGAYTRTNIAKSYRLGIELQGSVKPANWLILQGNLTLSENKVADFIEYLDDYDEGGQVTNTYNKTDISFSPAVVAGASAIFIPFHHAEIALIGKYVGRQYLDNTSNLNRSLADFYVQDLRLRYTVKGKSASEISLVFQVNNLFSKLYEPNGYTFSYIYNKTVNTENYVYPMAGLNWMAGVNIRL, via the coding sequence ATGAAAAAAATGTTTTTGGGGATTTGCATTGTACTTTTTGTTTTCCCCCTTATGGCGCAAGATCGCCAGATTCTGATCACCGACGCCAGCACAAATCAGCCACTGGCCGGAGTTACCATCGAACTTCCCAACGGAACCCTGCTGGCAACAGATGCCAATGGGAAAATCTTCCTCCCCCCATCAGTCAGCCAGGTAACCCTCAGCAGTATCGGTTACCGGAAGGCCAGTTTCACGCTGAACGGCCAATCGGTGCTTTCCCTGGAGCGGGTAAATCTCTTCCTGCAACCTGTGGAGGTGAAAGCTACACGGGCAGGCGAAAAAGCCCCCTTTGCGCACACCAATCTTAGTGCCAAAGATATTGAAAACCAAAACCTTGGACAGGACCTCCCCTTCCTGCTCAACCAAACCCCGTCTGTGGTGGTCAATTCTGATGCCGGAAATGGGGTTGGATATACCGGCATCCGGATCCGGGGAACAGATGCCACCCGCATCAATATGACCCTCAACGGCATCCCGTATAATGATGCAGAAAGCCAGGGACTCTTCCTTGTGAACCTGCCCGATTTCGCCTCTTCCGTCAGCAGTATACAGATCCAACGGGGGGTGGGCACCTCCAGCAATGGTGCCGGCGCTTTTGGCGCTACCCTGAACCTGAGCACCCACGAGTTCAATGAAGACCCTTATGCAGAACTGAACAATAGCTATGGATCCTTCAATACCTGGAAGAATACAGTTAAAGCAGGAAGCGGACTGCTGGGCAACCATTTTACCATCGATACCCGGCTTTCACGAATCACCAGCGATGGTTATATGGATAGGGCCAGCAGTAACCTGGCCGCATTTTATATCTCAGGTGCCTACCTCACCGAAAAATCCAGCCTGCGTCTCAATGTATTTTCCGGTAAGGAAAAAACTTACCAGGCCTGGAACGGTGTATTACAGAGTGACCTGGCCACCTGCCGAACCTGTAATTCTGCTGGCACTGAAAAACCCGGAACACCCTATGAAAACGAAACCGATAATTACCAGCAGGATCACTACCAGCTTTTTTACAATCACGCATTTTCTGAAAAATTATCCCTCAATGCGGCCGCTTTCCTCTCAAGGGGAAAGGGCTATTATGAACAATATAAAGCTGCTGAAGAATACGGCAAGTATGGGTTAGAAAACCCGGTCATCGGCAATACCACCATAGAAACTACCGACCTGATCCGCCAATTATGGCTTGACAATTATTATTATGGCGGCATCTATTCATTGCAATTCAAACACAAGAATACGCAGCTGACAGCAGGTGGCGGAATTAACCAATATGATGGCAACCACTATGGCAAGATAATTTGGGCTGCAGTGGGCATCCCCAATGGCCACCAATGGTATGACCTGGATGCCCGGAAAAAGGATGTTAACATTTACGGAAAATGGCAACAGCAACTATCCAAAAACTGGTCCAGCTTCCTTGACCTGCAATACAGAAGGGTATTGTACGATATATGGGGATTCCGGGACAATCCTACCTTATTCATTTCAAACACGTATGATTTTTTCAATCCCAAAGCCGGCATTTCCTACCGCAAAAACAACTGGACTGCCTTTGGTTCTTTCTCCGTGGGAAACAAGGAACCCAATCGCGATGATTTTGAAGCCGGCCAGGACCAGCAACCACAAAAAGAAACCCTCTACGATCTTGAGCTGGGCATCGAAAAGAAAAGAGCGACAGCCGCCTGGAGCGCTACCCTGTATTATATGAATTACCATAACCAACTGGTGCTGACGGGTAAGGTAAACGATGTGGGCGCTTACACACGTACCAATATTGCTAAAAGCTACCGGCTTGGCATCGAACTGCAGGGCAGTGTAAAACCTGCGAATTGGCTGATACTGCAGGGTAACCTGACATTAAGTGAAAACAAAGTAGCAGACTTTATTGAATACCTCGATGACTATGACGAAGGTGGCCAGGTGACCAACACCTACAACAAAACCGATATTTCCTTTTCACCGGCTGTGGTCGCAGGTGCTTCAGCAATCTTCATCCCTTTCCATCATGCAGAAATTGCACTGATCGGGAAATATGTTGGCAGGCAGTATCTCGACAATACCTCCAACCTGAACCGAAGCCTGGCCGATTTTTATGTGCAGGATCTTCGGTTACGCTACACTGTTAAAGGAAAATCAGCCAGTGAAATCAGCCTGGTATTCCAGGTGAATAACCTTTTCAGCAAATTGTATGAGCCTAATGGCTATACATTCAGCTATATCTACAATAAAACAGTCAATACGGAGAACTACGTATACCCGATGGCGGGACTTAACTGGATGGCAGGCGTAAATATCCGGCTATAA
- a CDS encoding head GIN domain-containing protein, giving the protein MKKILLMAFLLVSAASVWAQTTTVTDNNARVREVGNFSGVKVSAGIELLLQQGDKDAVAVSCSHPEYLERIKTSVEGNVLKISIDNMSGGDWKWRKNVKFKAYVSIRQLEKLYASSGSIVKTGAVIQVQTLDLDASSGAIVEAEFKGQSITVDNSSGAIVTLKGTVESLDVEASSGAIFKGFDLSSVNCSADASSGGTISITVTKELNAEASSGGEIKYKGGGVIRKLHTGSGGSVRSNG; this is encoded by the coding sequence ATGAAAAAGATACTCCTAATGGCATTTTTGCTGGTATCGGCAGCCAGTGTATGGGCCCAGACGACTACGGTCACAGACAATAATGCCCGGGTCCGTGAAGTAGGCAATTTTTCAGGGGTTAAAGTTTCTGCGGGGATAGAACTCCTGTTGCAGCAGGGGGATAAAGACGCTGTAGCGGTAAGTTGCAGCCATCCTGAGTACCTCGAGCGCATCAAAACAAGTGTGGAAGGGAATGTTTTAAAGATATCAATCGATAATATGTCCGGCGGCGACTGGAAATGGCGTAAGAATGTAAAATTCAAGGCATATGTATCCATCCGGCAGCTGGAAAAATTATATGCCTCATCTGGTTCGATCGTGAAAACAGGGGCAGTCATCCAGGTGCAAACCCTTGATCTGGATGCCAGTTCCGGTGCAATAGTGGAGGCAGAATTCAAGGGCCAGTCCATTACCGTTGACAATAGCAGCGGTGCGATAGTAACACTGAAAGGAACTGTAGAAAGCCTGGATGTAGAAGCCAGCAGTGGTGCAATTTTCAAAGGGTTTGACCTCTCAAGTGTAAATTGTTCGGCCGATGCCAGCAGCGGTGGCACCATCAGTATTACCGTAACTAAGGAGTTGAATGCAGAGGCCAGCAGTGGTGGTGAAATCAAATACAAGGGCGGCGGTGTGATCCGGAAATTACATACCGGCAGTGGCGGCAGTGTGCGGTCCAATGGCTAA
- a CDS encoding head GIN domain-containing protein, giving the protein MKKIVFVMVMFLAAISTQAQKFVITDGNAEMRKVSEFSGVRVSSAIDLYISQGDEIGVAVSASDTKVRDRIRTEVKDGVLKIWFDGSGWNDWKGNKHMKAYVSVKTLNMIKADGACDVELMGRIKTDKLSIDLGGASDLSGQLDCGELDMDINGASDTKLTGNVGSVSVRLNGASSIKGWGLITDFCDIDANGASSINVTVNKEMKVKASGASDINYKGTGVIREMKSSGASSINRKDG; this is encoded by the coding sequence ATGAAAAAGATAGTTTTTGTAATGGTCATGTTCCTGGCAGCCATCAGTACCCAGGCACAGAAGTTTGTGATTACTGATGGTAATGCGGAAATGCGGAAGGTGAGTGAATTTTCCGGGGTCAGGGTATCCAGCGCCATTGACCTCTATATTTCACAAGGCGATGAAATTGGGGTTGCCGTTAGTGCGTCTGATACAAAGGTGCGGGACAGGATCAGGACAGAAGTAAAAGATGGCGTGCTGAAGATTTGGTTCGATGGCAGCGGCTGGAATGACTGGAAGGGGAACAAGCACATGAAAGCGTATGTTTCTGTGAAGACGCTGAATATGATCAAGGCCGATGGTGCTTGCGACGTGGAGTTGATGGGTAGAATAAAAACCGATAAGCTTTCCATTGATTTAGGTGGTGCCAGTGATTTAAGTGGTCAATTGGATTGCGGCGAACTGGATATGGATATTAATGGCGCAAGTGACACCAAATTGACCGGGAATGTCGGCAGTGTTTCTGTGAGGCTGAATGGCGCCAGTTCAATAAAAGGATGGGGACTGATAACAGATTTTTGTGATATTGATGCCAATGGTGCATCATCCATTAATGTAACGGTGAACAAGGAAATGAAGGTGAAAGCCAGCGGCGCAAGTGATATTAATTATAAAGGAACCGGAGTAATAAGGGAAATGAAATCGAGCGGGGCAAGTAGTATCAATAGAAAGGACGGATAA
- the era gene encoding GTPase Era encodes MKAGFVNIFGKPNAGKSTLLNAFMGEKLAIVSPKVQTTRHRIKGILTEPGYQVIFSDTPGIIEPRYKLHEKMMQAVKSALEDADLALLLVDIYDDWAESDAIFSSLRLRMPALLVLNKIDGISTSRLEEATKFFTGKPYVKEIVAVSALKKDGVDDLLQKIVTLLPEGEPFFDEDNLTDLPTRFFVGELIREQIFQLYQDEIPYHTAVLVQEFKEKSTLVKIQADIIVQRDTQKGIVLGEKGKGIRELGTRSRIEIEKFLDRKVFLELFVKVRPKWRDNDLHLREYGYN; translated from the coding sequence ATGAAAGCAGGATTTGTAAATATATTCGGGAAACCTAATGCAGGCAAGAGTACTTTGCTGAATGCCTTTATGGGCGAGAAGCTGGCCATTGTTTCGCCAAAAGTGCAAACCACCCGACACCGGATCAAAGGAATTTTAACGGAACCTGGTTACCAGGTCATCTTTTCCGATACCCCAGGCATTATAGAACCCAGGTACAAGCTGCATGAAAAAATGATGCAGGCCGTAAAAAGCGCTTTGGAAGATGCGGACCTGGCCTTATTACTGGTCGATATTTATGATGATTGGGCAGAAAGTGACGCGATCTTTTCGTCGCTTCGCTTAAGGATGCCGGCACTTTTAGTGCTTAACAAAATAGATGGCATCTCCACTTCCCGCCTGGAAGAAGCCACGAAGTTTTTTACCGGTAAGCCTTATGTGAAGGAAATTGTTGCAGTATCTGCCCTTAAAAAAGACGGTGTGGATGACTTGTTGCAAAAGATAGTAACGCTGCTGCCGGAAGGGGAACCATTTTTCGATGAAGACAATTTAACGGACCTGCCTACACGGTTTTTTGTGGGTGAGTTGATAAGGGAACAGATATTCCAGTTATACCAGGATGAGATTCCTTACCATACTGCGGTTCTTGTGCAGGAGTTTAAGGAAAAATCGACCCTTGTAAAGATCCAGGCAGATATTATCGTGCAGCGCGATACCCAAAAAGGAATTGTGCTGGGGGAAAAAGGTAAGGGGATCAGGGAACTGGGCACCAGGTCGCGGATAGAAATTGAGAAATTCCTGGACCGGAAGGTGTTCCTGGAATTGTTTGTGAAAGTGCGCCCAAAATGGCGGGATAATGATTTGCATTTACGGGAATATGGATATAATTAG
- the der gene encoding ribosome biogenesis GTPase Der has translation MAGYTVAIVGRPNVGKSTFFNRLLEQRKAIVDDVSGVTRDRQYGVAEWTGKTFNVIDTGGFVPRSDDVFEQEIKKQVLIALEEADAMVFMTDTTTGITDLDESMADVLRRTTKPVYLVVNKVDNNQRLLEASEFYSLGFEQIFFLSAISGSGTGELLDAIVENIPEDRYAEDEGAGIPKFAIIGQPNVGKSSLLNALVGQERTIVSDIAGTTRDTIHTHYNLFQKEFILIDTAGIRRKQKVNEDLEFYSVIRAIKAMDEADVCLILLDAEKGIAAQDLAIFSLAAKKGKGIVILVNKWDLMEKATNTARDYEKKLKERLAPFTDVPILFISAKDKTRIFKAIEIGLEVVENRQRKIPTSQLNDAMLKAIAAYHPPVVRGNPVSIKYVTQLPTVVPSFAFFCNYPDDVKAPYRNYLENKLREQFNFKGVPVRIFFRKK, from the coding sequence ATGGCTGGATATACAGTTGCCATTGTTGGCAGACCGAATGTTGGAAAGAGTACATTTTTTAATCGCCTGCTGGAGCAACGGAAGGCCATTGTGGATGATGTAAGTGGTGTTACACGCGATCGCCAGTATGGTGTGGCGGAGTGGACAGGCAAGACTTTTAATGTAATAGATACCGGAGGTTTTGTTCCACGAAGTGATGATGTTTTTGAACAGGAAATCAAGAAGCAGGTATTGATCGCTTTGGAAGAAGCTGATGCCATGGTATTTATGACGGATACTACCACAGGCATCACTGACCTTGATGAATCCATGGCCGATGTGCTGCGCCGTACCACCAAGCCAGTTTACCTGGTGGTGAATAAAGTTGATAATAACCAGCGTTTACTGGAAGCCTCTGAGTTTTATAGCCTGGGCTTTGAACAGATATTTTTCCTGTCTGCCATCAGCGGCAGCGGAACCGGCGAACTGCTGGATGCTATCGTTGAAAATATACCGGAAGACAGGTATGCTGAAGATGAAGGAGCAGGCATCCCTAAATTCGCCATAATTGGCCAACCCAACGTGGGCAAGTCGTCTTTATTAAATGCATTGGTTGGACAAGAACGAACGATCGTCAGTGATATCGCAGGGACCACCCGTGATACCATTCATACGCACTATAATTTATTCCAGAAAGAATTTATCCTGATCGATACTGCAGGTATCCGGCGTAAACAAAAAGTCAATGAAGACCTTGAATTTTATTCAGTGATCAGGGCTATTAAAGCGATGGATGAAGCTGATGTTTGCCTGATCTTACTTGATGCAGAAAAAGGTATTGCAGCACAGGACCTGGCTATATTCAGCCTGGCTGCAAAAAAAGGCAAGGGGATTGTGATATTGGTCAATAAATGGGACCTGATGGAAAAAGCTACCAATACTGCCCGGGATTATGAGAAGAAATTAAAAGAAAGGCTGGCGCCATTTACAGATGTACCTATCCTTTTCATTTCCGCAAAAGACAAAACCCGGATTTTTAAGGCGATCGAAATTGGACTGGAAGTAGTGGAAAATCGCCAGCGGAAAATACCAACGTCCCAACTCAATGATGCCATGCTGAAAGCGATTGCCGCTTATCACCCACCAGTGGTTAGGGGTAATCCGGTAAGTATAAAATATGTTACGCAATTACCAACCGTGGTACCATCTTTTGCATTTTTCTGTAATTATCCGGATGATGTAAAAGCGCCGTATAGAAATTACCTGGAGAATAAATTGCGGGAGCAATTTAATTTCAAAGGGGTGCCGGTCAGGATATTTTTCAGGAAAAAGTAG